The following are encoded together in the Leeia aquatica genome:
- the hutG gene encoding formimidoylglutamase, whose amino-acid sequence MFQHTDFKLWQGRVDDEEGERALRWHQQVQALQAGAAPGFALLGFACDAGVARNQGRTGAKAGPDLIRKALANLAWHHPQPVYDGGSVVCEGDALEASQALLGTHVATAMAARHTPIVLGGGHEIAWGSWQGLAAHAASLAQPPRIGILNFDAHFDLRQAARASSGTPFRQIAEDCQARGWPFHYACLGVAETANTQALFARAESLGVWWRTDQQMLASQLPAIRAQLEAFLTEVDWLYLSIDLDVLPAAVAPGVSAPAAHGVELPVIEALLDDILRSGKLKLADLAEFNPQHDQDHRTAKVAARLVWLLARGV is encoded by the coding sequence ATGTTTCAGCATACCGATTTCAAACTATGGCAAGGCCGGGTGGATGACGAAGAAGGGGAGCGCGCACTACGCTGGCACCAGCAAGTGCAGGCACTGCAGGCCGGGGCTGCGCCCGGCTTCGCCCTGCTCGGCTTTGCCTGTGATGCCGGCGTCGCGCGCAACCAGGGCCGCACCGGCGCCAAAGCCGGGCCGGACCTGATCCGCAAGGCACTGGCCAATCTGGCCTGGCACCACCCGCAGCCGGTCTATGATGGCGGTAGCGTGGTATGTGAAGGCGACGCGCTGGAAGCGTCGCAAGCACTGCTGGGCACGCATGTCGCCACGGCCATGGCGGCCCGGCACACCCCTATCGTGCTGGGCGGCGGCCATGAGATCGCCTGGGGCAGCTGGCAAGGGCTGGCGGCACATGCAGCAAGCCTGGCACAGCCTCCGCGCATTGGCATCCTCAACTTCGATGCCCATTTTGACTTGCGGCAAGCGGCGCGCGCCAGCTCCGGCACCCCGTTCCGCCAGATCGCGGAAGACTGCCAGGCACGCGGCTGGCCCTTCCATTACGCCTGCCTGGGGGTGGCCGAAACCGCCAACACCCAGGCGCTGTTTGCCCGCGCTGAATCATTGGGTGTCTGGTGGCGGACCGACCAGCAGATGCTGGCCAGCCAGCTGCCCGCCATTCGTGCACAGCTGGAAGCATTTCTGACCGAGGTCGACTGGTTATACCTGAGCATTGATCTGGACGTGCTGCCCGCAGCGGTGGCGCCCGGCGTTTCGGCACCCGCTGCGCACGGGGTGGAGCTACCGGTGATCGAGGCCCTGCTGGATGACATCCTGCGCAGCGGCAAGCTGAAGCTGGCCGATCTGGCCGAATTCAATCCGCAGCATGATCAGGATCACCGCACCGCCAAAGTGGCAGCCCGTCTGGTCTGGCTGCTGGCACGCGGGGTTTGA
- a CDS encoding MarR family winged helix-turn-helix transcriptional regulator, which translates to MFDLRELPSHDTMLRFARSYPDLDISALESWLTLLRTASDEVHAFETFLSQYGVSPTKFFVLLLLKRHPDGLTPSRLAQGVDVSPPTMTGIVERLARDGLVARLDTPVDRRSALVCLTQAGSDLMDTLLPPHYARIARLFTRLNEEERMQLRQLLAKLRPPVSDSE; encoded by the coding sequence ATGTTTGACCTGCGAGAACTCCCCAGCCATGACACCATGCTGCGCTTTGCCCGCAGCTATCCGGACCTGGACATCAGTGCGCTGGAAAGCTGGCTGACCTTGCTGCGTACCGCCAGCGATGAGGTCCACGCGTTTGAGACCTTTCTGTCACAGTATGGTGTGTCGCCCACCAAGTTTTTCGTACTGCTGCTGCTCAAGCGGCACCCGGACGGGCTGACCCCCTCCCGCCTGGCGCAGGGGGTGGATGTGTCGCCGCCGACCATGACCGGTATCGTCGAACGCCTGGCCCGTGACGGGCTGGTGGCCCGGCTGGATACCCCGGTCGATCGTCGCAGCGCACTGGTTTGCCTCACCCAGGCCGGCAGTGACCTGATGGACACCCTGCTGCCACCGCACTACGCGCGGATTGCCCGCCTGTTCACCCGTCTCAACGAGGAAGAGCGCATGCAGTTGCGCCAGCTGCTGGCCAAGCTGCGTCCACCCGTTTCAGACTCCGAGTAA
- a CDS encoding ABC transporter substrate-binding protein, with protein sequence MRLRHLVSLLAACSLTATGVSAAPAAAPAGKPDIIVGQVVDLTGSDGHSGNEYVIGAKAYFDEVNANGGVFGRQIKQVVIDSKGSAPKAFQATQQLIDTDKADVLFGYTGTAAVSLVVRSKLLQKNNIALVAPLTGADALRATTSDVAMPDSEGFVPQLFHLRASYSQEARKLVKQAINLGMKKIAVFYADDAFGKGGLKAVEAELAKRNMTLVAKSAYDPRKLDVSEPVLMLSRAQPQAVIMVSETLATANFVKQFRGKMTGTQLMGLSVVNPKVLIREAGIENVQGIGLTVVVPNPYNPVTIIAREHKEMVTPYQNQAELSYNTMEGYLAAKLLVEGLNRAGAQMNREKIQRALESMGSVSLGGYEINYSPTDHRGSSYVDMAVVNKDGKLLN encoded by the coding sequence ATGCGCTTGCGACATCTTGTCAGCTTGCTGGCTGCCTGCAGCCTGACTGCCACCGGCGTTTCAGCCGCCCCTGCCGCCGCCCCCGCTGGCAAACCCGACATCATTGTAGGTCAAGTCGTCGATCTGACCGGCTCGGACGGTCACAGTGGCAATGAGTATGTGATCGGTGCCAAAGCCTACTTCGATGAGGTCAACGCCAATGGCGGTGTGTTTGGTCGTCAGATCAAGCAAGTGGTGATCGACAGCAAAGGCAGCGCACCCAAGGCTTTCCAGGCTACCCAGCAACTGATCGACACCGACAAGGCCGATGTCCTGTTTGGTTATACCGGGACCGCTGCCGTGTCGCTGGTGGTGCGCAGCAAGCTGCTGCAGAAAAACAATATCGCCCTGGTTGCCCCGCTGACCGGTGCCGATGCACTGCGCGCCACAACAAGCGATGTGGCCATGCCGGACTCGGAAGGCTTTGTGCCCCAGCTGTTTCACCTGCGTGCCAGTTACAGCCAGGAAGCCCGCAAACTGGTGAAGCAGGCCATCAACCTGGGTATGAAGAAAATCGCAGTATTCTATGCCGACGATGCCTTCGGTAAGGGCGGGCTGAAGGCGGTGGAGGCCGAACTGGCCAAGCGCAACATGACACTGGTTGCCAAGAGTGCTTATGACCCGCGCAAGCTGGATGTCAGCGAGCCGGTGCTGATGCTCTCCCGGGCGCAGCCGCAGGCGGTGATCATGGTGTCGGAAACCCTGGCCACGGCAAACTTCGTCAAACAGTTCCGCGGCAAGATGACCGGTACCCAATTGATGGGCCTGTCGGTGGTGAACCCCAAGGTGCTGATCCGTGAGGCCGGCATCGAGAACGTACAAGGCATTGGTCTTACTGTGGTAGTACCCAATCCCTACAACCCGGTCACCATCATTGCGCGTGAGCACAAAGAGATGGTGACGCCGTATCAGAACCAGGCCGAACTCTCCTACAACACCATGGAAGGCTATCTGGCAGCCAAGCTGCTGGTGGAAGGCCTCAACCGGGCCGGGGCTCAAATGAACCGGGAGAAAATCCAGCGCGCACTGGAGTCCATGGGCAGCGTGAGCCTGGGGGGGTACGAGATCAACTACTCGCCCACCGACCACCGTGGTTCCAGCTATGTGGACATGGCAGTGGTCAACAAAGATGGCAAGCTACTGAACTGA
- a CDS encoding ABC transporter substrate-binding protein, with protein sequence MRKLITLAILTGSLCSPVWADDILIGQVADMTGPEGAWSTDFTNGAKAAFDQINAQGGINGRKLRLVTIDTKGQPGKGVTATEQLIEKDKVQVLFGFTGSAQIEQIARRKVLQKNGVSLFAPLSGSDMIRGIANGSGDSRDVYVPEMFHIRASYSQEARKLVKQAINLGMTRIAVFYANDSFGTRGLEAIEAEVGRKKLALAAKGNYDPNKNEVTEAVNQISQAQPQTVIMVADEANTARFVKAMRARMPGLQLLGLSLISPQQLIRDAGLEAAQGVGLSQVVPSPFNSTTPVARAYRDAVARNGSKEITYAGLEGYLGARSLIEVLQKAGAQWSPDKLSKIAESMGSMDLGGYTIEYSTGDHRGSSAVDIAVISKDGRVLN encoded by the coding sequence ATGCGTAAACTCATTACCCTGGCCATCCTGACCGGCAGCCTGTGCTCGCCGGTATGGGCGGACGACATCCTCATCGGCCAGGTGGCCGACATGACCGGCCCGGAAGGGGCCTGGAGTACCGACTTCACCAATGGCGCCAAAGCCGCCTTTGACCAGATCAACGCGCAAGGTGGCATCAACGGCCGCAAGCTCCGCCTGGTCACGATCGACACCAAGGGTCAACCTGGCAAAGGCGTGACCGCCACCGAGCAACTGATCGAGAAAGACAAAGTGCAGGTCTTGTTCGGCTTTACCGGCTCTGCGCAGATTGAGCAGATCGCCCGACGCAAGGTCTTGCAGAAAAATGGCGTGTCCCTGTTTGCGCCCTTGTCGGGCTCGGACATGATCCGTGGCATTGCCAATGGCAGCGGAGACAGCCGCGATGTCTATGTCCCGGAGATGTTTCACATTCGTGCCAGCTATAGCCAGGAAGCCCGCAAGCTGGTGAAACAGGCGATCAATCTGGGCATGACCCGGATTGCCGTGTTCTATGCCAACGACAGCTTTGGCACGCGAGGTCTGGAGGCGATTGAGGCCGAGGTGGGACGCAAGAAGCTCGCGCTGGCCGCCAAAGGTAATTATGACCCCAACAAGAATGAGGTCACCGAGGCCGTCAACCAGATCAGCCAGGCACAACCGCAAACCGTGATCATGGTGGCAGATGAAGCCAATACTGCGCGTTTTGTGAAGGCCATGCGTGCACGCATGCCCGGCTTGCAGCTGCTGGGGCTCTCCCTCATCAGCCCGCAGCAGCTGATCCGTGATGCTGGCCTGGAAGCCGCGCAAGGCGTTGGGCTCTCGCAGGTGGTGCCCTCGCCCTTCAACAGCACCACACCGGTGGCCCGCGCTTATCGTGATGCCGTGGCCCGAAATGGCAGCAAGGAAATCACCTACGCCGGTCTGGAAGGGTATCTGGGCGCACGCAGCCTGATTGAAGTCCTGCAGAAAGCCGGTGCACAGTGGAGCCCCGACAAGCTGAGCAAGATTGCCGAGTCCATGGGTAGCATGGACCTGGGCGGCTACACCATTGAATACAGCACGGGTGACCATCGCGGCTCCAGCGCCGTAGACATCGCTGTCATCAGCAAGGATGGCAGGGTATTGAATTAA
- a CDS encoding AsmA family protein has protein sequence MRWVKRIAIGFGILLVLLAVGIGILFATFDPNDYKDRIVTAVRDQTQRELKIGGKIELVIFPNIGLKLHDVSLSEYQKPDEFARLTELRAGVRLMPLLDRRVEVDAVTVDGLQLHLRRDEQGKLNIDDLMQPKPKPAGEERKFSLQMARLTLTQAQLDWQDAVSKQTARVQGLNLEATDIDPEKGAQLKLDTQLSAGTLEAPTALVEGKLGLSGALAMQASTKALDAKGLLLTFNGSAQQQKGLALKVTGDAHYEAQQLAANQLEVLLDQSAGGLTRHVALKLPKLQATPTELLVDQLDAELKQQGQGQQLSAAVRAPKLRVTPAELLVDKLDMQFAQEGAGRKLSASVQAPSLKATKAAVSGQTIQLKANFAQGKDNMVLQGSISGLSGSLQQIEAKQVALTTHGQMGGNGLEMRLDAALQVILKQTPNLKPELLRLTGLSTQGKAVLPGAPALSWKLAGQLQTNLATQQLDTQLNGVLDASTLKLAASLQGFSGIPAFKLDASLDALDLNRYLPPSKPGPATPSQGGGVILPDSPLFHKLSGVADIRIGRLSKAPWVVNDLKLHFDAKPGNWRLDPFSAQLLEGQLQGSASARFGAQPVLSLTHQFSGVSVGTLMKTVSGEDKVTGTGNLSGTLSMSGRTVPQWLASLNGNSKVRVQNGAIKGISIVDTVQKAQSSINQLREKAKPEAKSNAKTEFSDLSASFNIHNGVAQNDDLSMVGPLLKGSGKGHFNLPAQTIDYGLLAGVEYKKDAGALGGVTVPVKIGGTFAAPTFTVDYGALAKQLLENKLKIDTKAAEEKAKAQLQAEQDKVKQQLADEKAKLKQKEDAEKAKLKDKLKGLLGK, from the coding sequence ATGCGCTGGGTAAAGCGGATTGCAATCGGGTTCGGGATTTTGCTGGTGCTGCTGGCGGTGGGCATCGGCATCCTGTTTGCTACCTTTGATCCGAATGACTACAAGGATCGTATCGTCACGGCCGTGCGCGACCAGACGCAGCGTGAGCTGAAGATCGGCGGCAAGATCGAGCTGGTGATTTTTCCGAACATTGGCCTCAAGCTGCATGATGTGTCGCTGTCGGAATACCAGAAGCCGGACGAGTTTGCACGGCTCACCGAGTTGCGTGCCGGGGTGCGCCTGATGCCCTTGCTGGATCGGCGGGTGGAGGTGGATGCGGTGACGGTGGATGGCCTGCAGCTGCATCTGCGCCGGGATGAGCAAGGCAAGCTTAACATCGACGACCTGATGCAACCAAAACCCAAGCCCGCCGGGGAAGAGCGCAAGTTCTCGCTGCAAATGGCCAGGCTGACGCTGACCCAGGCGCAGCTGGACTGGCAGGATGCGGTGAGCAAGCAGACGGCTCGTGTGCAGGGCCTGAATCTGGAAGCGACCGATATAGACCCGGAGAAAGGGGCGCAGCTCAAGCTGGACACCCAGCTGAGCGCCGGAACGCTGGAGGCCCCCACCGCGCTGGTGGAGGGTAAGCTGGGCCTGAGTGGGGCGCTCGCCATGCAAGCCTCGACCAAAGCGCTGGATGCAAAAGGCTTGCTGCTGACCTTTAATGGCAGCGCCCAGCAGCAAAAGGGTTTGGCGCTCAAGGTGACGGGAGATGCGCACTATGAGGCGCAACAACTGGCCGCCAATCAGCTGGAGGTGTTGCTGGATCAGTCCGCAGGCGGACTGACGCGCCACGTGGCACTCAAGCTGCCCAAGCTGCAGGCCACCCCGACCGAACTGCTGGTGGACCAGCTGGATGCCGAGCTGAAGCAGCAAGGGCAAGGACAGCAGCTCAGCGCTGCCGTGCGGGCACCCAAACTGCGGGTCACCCCGGCGGAATTGCTGGTGGATAAACTGGACATGCAGTTTGCACAAGAAGGCGCCGGGCGAAAGCTGAGTGCTTCGGTGCAGGCCCCTAGCCTGAAAGCAACCAAAGCGGCAGTCAGCGGGCAGACCATTCAGCTGAAAGCCAACTTTGCCCAAGGCAAGGACAATATGGTGCTCCAAGGCAGCATCTCGGGCCTGTCGGGCAGCCTGCAGCAGATTGAGGCCAAACAGGTGGCGCTGACAACCCATGGCCAAATGGGTGGCAACGGGCTGGAAATGCGGCTGGATGCTGCGCTGCAAGTGATACTGAAGCAAACCCCGAACTTGAAGCCCGAGCTGCTGCGTTTGACAGGCCTGTCCACCCAGGGCAAGGCTGTCTTGCCCGGTGCGCCCGCGCTGAGCTGGAAGCTGGCGGGTCAGTTGCAGACTAATCTGGCGACCCAGCAACTGGATACGCAGCTCAATGGCGTTCTGGATGCGTCGACCTTGAAGCTTGCGGCTTCGCTGCAGGGCTTCAGTGGCATCCCGGCCTTCAAGCTGGACGCTTCGCTGGATGCGCTGGATCTGAACCGCTATCTGCCACCGTCGAAGCCGGGTCCGGCGACGCCCTCGCAAGGTGGTGGCGTGATCCTGCCGGATTCTCCGTTATTCCATAAGTTGAGTGGTGTGGCAGACATTCGCATCGGTCGTTTGAGCAAGGCACCGTGGGTGGTGAATGACCTCAAGCTGCACTTTGACGCCAAACCCGGCAACTGGCGGCTGGACCCGTTCTCGGCCCAGCTGCTGGAAGGCCAGCTGCAAGGTAGTGCATCGGCACGCTTTGGGGCGCAACCTGTGCTGTCGTTGACACATCAGTTCAGCGGGGTGTCCGTCGGCACCCTGATGAAAACCGTCAGTGGCGAGGATAAAGTCACCGGCACCGGCAACCTGTCCGGTACCCTCAGCATGAGTGGTCGCACTGTGCCACAGTGGCTGGCCAGTCTGAATGGCAACAGCAAGGTGCGGGTGCAGAATGGGGCCATCAAGGGTATCAGCATTGTCGATACAGTGCAGAAGGCTCAGTCTTCCATCAACCAGCTGCGGGAAAAGGCCAAGCCGGAAGCCAAGTCCAACGCCAAGACCGAGTTTTCTGATCTGTCCGCCAGTTTCAATATTCACAATGGTGTTGCCCAAAACGACGACCTCAGCATGGTCGGCCCCTTGCTCAAGGGTAGCGGCAAAGGCCACTTCAATCTGCCCGCCCAGACCATAGACTACGGGCTGCTGGCCGGGGTGGAGTACAAAAAGGATGCGGGTGCACTGGGCGGTGTCACCGTGCCGGTGAAAATTGGCGGCACCTTTGCTGCGCCCACGTTTACCGTGGATTACGGCGCGCTGGCCAAGCAGTTACTGGAAAACAAGCTGAAGATTGATACCAAGGCGGCGGAAGAGAAAGCCAAAGCGCAATTGCAGGCTGAGCAGGACAAGGTCAAACAGCAGCTGGCAGACGAGAAAGCCAAGCTGAAACAGAAAGAAGATGCCGAGAAGGCTAAGCTGAAAGACAAGCTCAAGGGACTGCTGGGTAAATAA
- the gstA gene encoding glutathione transferase GstA translates to MKLYFAPGACSLVPHIIIKATNQDVELVKVSKYKTPDGGDFFQINPKGSVPALQLDDGSVLTEGPIIVQYLADRAGEVSLMPAAGSMARYRVMEWQNYITSELHKGFSPMFNPAADEATKAYHHATLLKKFAWVDQQLAGKTWLTGDTFTAADAYLFVVSGWARYVNMDTQQFANLSAFLQRAAAMPAVQAAMKEEGLLG, encoded by the coding sequence ATGAAACTGTATTTCGCCCCCGGTGCCTGCTCGCTGGTGCCGCATATCATCATCAAGGCCACCAATCAGGATGTTGAGCTGGTGAAGGTGAGCAAGTACAAGACGCCGGATGGTGGAGATTTTTTCCAGATCAACCCCAAGGGCAGTGTACCGGCATTGCAGCTGGATGATGGCAGTGTGCTGACCGAAGGGCCAATCATCGTGCAGTATCTGGCAGATCGGGCGGGTGAGGTGTCGCTGATGCCTGCGGCGGGCAGCATGGCGCGCTACCGGGTGATGGAGTGGCAGAACTACATTACCTCCGAGTTGCACAAGGGCTTCAGCCCAATGTTCAACCCAGCGGCGGATGAGGCCACCAAGGCTTACCACCATGCCACCCTGCTGAAGAAGTTTGCATGGGTGGATCAGCAGCTGGCGGGCAAGACCTGGCTGACCGGCGATACGTTTACGGCGGCCGATGCCTATCTGTTTGTGGTGAGCGGCTGGGCACGCTATGTGAATATGGATACCCAGCAGTTTGCAAACTTGAGCGCCTTCCTGCAGCGCGCTGCTGCGATGCCTGCGGTGCAGGCGGCCATGAAGGAAGAGGGCTTGCTGGGTTGA
- a CDS encoding DUF4442 domain-containing protein gives MNPLFRKLALYVAARPRLAARVMKLGFNWFPAIRRTGGRITHVSPDVRHVRVTLPLNWRTRNINGTLFGGSMFAITDPIYMSLLYFNLGNDYVVWDKEGSIRFKRPGKRTLYADFRLDDAELAAVREALTQKPEIDRHYRVPLVDAEGQVYAEIERVLYIAHRHVYESKLAARRAEPNAAG, from the coding sequence ATGAATCCCCTGTTCCGCAAGCTTGCCCTATATGTTGCTGCCCGCCCGCGGCTGGCGGCACGCGTCATGAAGCTGGGCTTTAACTGGTTTCCGGCCATCCGCCGTACCGGTGGGCGCATCACCCACGTCTCGCCCGATGTCCGGCATGTCCGGGTCACCTTGCCCCTGAATTGGCGCACCCGCAACATCAATGGCACCCTGTTTGGCGGCAGCATGTTTGCCATCACCGACCCGATCTACATGAGCCTGCTCTATTTCAATCTGGGCAATGACTATGTGGTGTGGGACAAGGAAGGCAGCATCCGCTTCAAGCGCCCTGGCAAACGCACCCTGTACGCCGACTTCCGGCTGGACGATGCCGAACTGGCTGCGGTGCGAGAGGCATTGACACAAAAGCCGGAGATTGACCGCCACTATCGTGTACCACTGGTGGACGCGGAAGGGCAGGTCTACGCGGAAATTGAGCGGGTGCTGTACATCGCACACCGCCATGTCTATGAATCCAAACTGGCGGCGCGACGGGCGGAACCGAATGCAGCTGGCTAA
- a CDS encoding methyltransferase domain-containing protein, translating into MPSPALPGALIPLQYHYHMLSDQARLGAFQQAIAAVVQPGQVVLELGCGTGVLSFLASQRARKVWAVELLPEMVNTSRHLLAQNGVADRVEVIHADAHDYLPPEPVDVVICEMLHSALLQESQLSVMRTFCQRYQAHFGNLPRFLPEATLLGVQLIEQQYDFAGYHAPVPLFRQADSLDEHVRLRSEAQCVLSLDYRQPLPASMQWAHTFHIEQSGLCNALRLITKHLLAILPDTARSIDWHSQYLHWPLPKPMQLQPGMKLTIRANYAAGAPVMALTQGLQIEVH; encoded by the coding sequence ATGCCTTCACCCGCCCTGCCCGGCGCCTTGATCCCGCTGCAGTACCATTACCACATGCTGAGCGATCAGGCACGACTGGGGGCTTTTCAGCAAGCCATTGCCGCCGTGGTTCAGCCAGGGCAAGTGGTACTGGAGCTGGGCTGTGGCACCGGCGTGCTGTCGTTTTTGGCTTCGCAGCGCGCCCGGAAAGTGTGGGCGGTAGAACTGTTGCCAGAAATGGTCAACACCAGTCGGCATTTGCTGGCCCAAAATGGCGTAGCGGACCGAGTAGAGGTCATTCACGCGGATGCGCATGACTATCTGCCGCCCGAGCCGGTGGATGTGGTGATCTGCGAGATGCTACACAGTGCGCTGCTGCAGGAATCCCAACTCTCTGTCATGCGCACGTTCTGTCAGCGCTATCAGGCACACTTTGGCAACCTGCCCCGCTTTCTGCCTGAGGCTACCTTGCTCGGCGTGCAGCTGATTGAACAGCAGTACGATTTTGCTGGTTACCACGCACCGGTCCCGCTATTTCGCCAGGCCGACAGCCTGGACGAGCACGTCCGGCTTCGCTCCGAGGCACAGTGTGTCTTGTCACTGGATTATCGGCAGCCCTTGCCAGCGTCCATGCAGTGGGCACATACCTTTCACATTGAGCAGAGCGGCCTGTGTAACGCGTTGAGGCTGATCACCAAGCATTTGCTCGCCATCTTGCCGGACACTGCACGCAGCATCGACTGGCACAGTCAGTACCTGCATTGGCCCCTGCCCAAGCCGATGCAACTGCAGCCCGGCATGAAACTGACAATACGTGCGAACTACGCAGCCGGTGCACCGGTTATGGCGCTGACACAAGGCTTGCAGATCGAGGTTCACTAA
- a CDS encoding DUF599 domain-containing protein produces the protein MLQGWIAGLQWDDALALLWFLGCWAGYGWLAERGPRAARGLIGATHQHRVAWARALLQRENRVVDAALVGNLMGSVSFYASTTIYIIAGLLALMGTVDKVMVFAANLPFAHASSRGWWQIRLLLMLVVFVFAYFKFTWSMRQFNFLCILMGAAPPPVKDTATLESEAEQMARINSYAGDEFNRGIRAYYFGLAAASWFIQPWLVVGLCTLVVWILYRRDFASPALWALRGQA, from the coding sequence ATGTTGCAAGGATGGATAGCCGGGTTGCAATGGGATGATGCGCTGGCATTGCTGTGGTTTTTGGGGTGCTGGGCGGGGTATGGCTGGTTGGCTGAGCGAGGGCCACGCGCGGCGCGCGGGCTGATCGGGGCAACCCATCAGCACCGGGTGGCTTGGGCAAGGGCGTTGCTGCAGCGGGAAAACCGGGTGGTGGATGCGGCGTTGGTGGGTAATCTGATGGGCAGCGTATCGTTTTATGCCTCCACCACCATCTACATTATTGCGGGTCTGCTGGCCCTGATGGGAACGGTGGACAAGGTGATGGTGTTTGCCGCCAACCTGCCGTTTGCGCACGCCAGCAGCCGCGGTTGGTGGCAGATACGTCTGCTGCTCATGCTGGTGGTGTTCGTGTTTGCTTACTTCAAGTTCACCTGGTCGATGCGTCAGTTCAATTTCCTGTGCATCTTGATGGGGGCGGCTCCGCCGCCCGTGAAGGATACGGCCACACTGGAGTCCGAGGCAGAGCAGATGGCCCGCATTAACAGCTACGCCGGGGATGAGTTCAACCGGGGAATCCGGGCCTACTACTTTGGGCTGGCAGCGGCGAGCTGGTTCATTCAGCCCTGGCTGGTGGTGGGGCTATGCACGCTGGTGGTGTGGATTCTGTATCGGCGGGATTTTGCCTCCCCCGCCTTGTGGGCGCTGCGTGGGCAAGCCTGA
- a CDS encoding RBBP9/YdeN family alpha/beta hydrolase, with protein sequence MSVTVILIPGYLNSGPDHWQTLWQLVFPQHVRVRQLDWNHPRRQAWIEGLHAALHCCQGPVVFAAHSLGCTTVAAWCRQAEPDVLRRVRGALLVAPPELERPDCLPALHDFQGIPAHPLPFPSRVIASSNDPYSSLAASEQLAKAWGSQFTLLGAYGHINGESNLGTWPEGQDWLRQLMVSPA encoded by the coding sequence ATGTCGGTCACCGTTATCCTGATCCCCGGATACCTGAATTCTGGCCCGGATCACTGGCAAACTTTGTGGCAGCTGGTTTTTCCGCAGCACGTACGGGTACGCCAGCTGGACTGGAATCACCCGCGTCGTCAGGCCTGGATTGAGGGCCTGCACGCTGCATTGCATTGCTGCCAGGGGCCGGTGGTATTTGCCGCGCACAGCCTGGGCTGCACCACGGTGGCAGCCTGGTGTCGGCAAGCCGAGCCGGATGTCCTCCGCCGCGTGCGTGGCGCGCTGCTGGTTGCGCCCCCCGAGCTTGAGCGGCCAGACTGTCTGCCCGCCCTGCATGACTTTCAGGGCATTCCCGCCCACCCCCTGCCCTTTCCCAGCCGAGTGATCGCCAGCAGCAATGACCCCTACAGCAGCCTGGCGGCTTCGGAACAGCTGGCCAAAGCCTGGGGCAGCCAGTTCACCTTGCTGGGCGCGTACGGTCATATCAATGGCGAAAGCAATCTGGGCACGTGGCCTGAGGGACAGGACTGGCTGCGCCAACTGATGGTTAGCCCGGCTTGA